One window of the Saccopteryx bilineata isolate mSacBil1 chromosome 2, mSacBil1_pri_phased_curated, whole genome shotgun sequence genome contains the following:
- the LOC136323600 gene encoding keratin-associated protein 3-3, which yields MACCAPCCCSVPTGPATTICSSDKCCRCGVCLPSTCPHTTWLLEPTCCDNCPPPCHIPQPCVPTCFLLNSCQPTPDLETINLTTYTQPCCEPCLPSCC from the coding sequence ATGGCTTGCTGTGCTCCCTGCTGCTGCAGCGTCCCCACCGGCCCCGCCACCACCATCTGCTCCTCGGACAAGTGCTGCCGCTGTGGGGTCTGCCTGCCCAGCACCTGCCCACACACGACTTGGTTACTGGAGCCCACCTGCTGTGACAActgccccccaccctgccacATCCCTCAGCCCTGTGTGCCCACCTGCTTCCTGCTCAACTCCTGCCAGCCCACCCCAGACCTGGAGACCATCAACCTCACCACCTACACTCAGCCCTGCTGTGAGCCCTGCCTCCCGAGCTGCTGCTGA